One window from the genome of Betaproteobacteria bacterium encodes:
- a CDS encoding GNAT family N-acetyltransferase, with amino-acid sequence MNVLAVTDAKGRITDPELLAAAEPVHRQLRPDLSADYAGRMREVFASGAEMAVAVTRGKVVGVTVFRVIEKTHSGRELYCDDLVTDETNRSKGAGRAMIAFMERIGRERGCDLFALDSGCQRQQAHKFYFREGLVVGSFHFSKKIT; translated from the coding sequence GTGAACGTGCTCGCCGTCACCGACGCGAAGGGCCGGATCACGGACCCGGAGCTTCTCGCCGCCGCCGAGCCCGTGCACCGGCAGCTGCGGCCGGACCTGTCCGCGGACTACGCGGGCCGCATGCGCGAGGTGTTCGCGAGCGGCGCCGAGATGGCGGTGGCGGTCACTCGCGGCAAGGTCGTGGGGGTCACCGTCTTTCGCGTGATCGAGAAGACCCACTCCGGCCGGGAGCTCTACTGCGACGACCTCGTGACCGACGAGACGAACCGCTCGAAGGGCGCGGGCCGGGCCATGATCGCCTTCATGGAGCGCATCGGCCGGGAACGCGGCTGCGACCTGTTCGCGCTCGATTCCGGCTGCCAGCGCCAGCAGGCGCACAAGTTCTATTTCCGCGAAGGCCTCGTGGTCGGCTCGTTCCACTTCAGCAAGAAGATCACATGA